The Streptomyces sp. NBC_00510 genomic interval GTCGTCCGGGAAGTCCTGGAGGAACGTCTCCTCGGTGGATCCCGGGTTGCCGAAGACCGTGGTCAGCCGCAGTGACCGCAGCAGGTCGTAGGTCACCGAGTGGACGGTGGATCGCTCGCTCATGGTGCGCAGTGCTCCCAGGGCCCGTGGACGCCGAGGCGGACGGCACCCGCCGATCGCGGGGTGTCACATGTCGCCACACACGGTGACGTTAGACGCTCGCACCGCACCCACCCCGCACATCGGACGTGCCGCGCGGTGCGATCATCCCAACGGGCGGCGCGGGCGAACGGGCCCCGGTGGCGGCCCGCCTCAGAGGTTCGGCAGCTCCTGCTCGGCCCAGATCGTCTTGCCCGTCTCCTCGTAGCGCGTGCCCCAGTGCCGTGTGAGGGAGGCGACGATGAACAGACCGCGTCCGCCCTCGTCCTGCAGACGGGCGTGGCGCAGGTGCGGCGCGGTGTCGGCGTCGTCGTGCACCTCGACGGTGAGTCCCCGGTCGAGGATCAGCCGCAACCGGATGGGGCCCCTCGCGTGCCGGATGACGTTGGTGGCGAGTTCGCTGACGACCAGGTCGGTGACCGGGGCGTGGTCCTCCAGCCCCCACTGCGCCAGCCGGCCGTGCGCGGCACGGCGGGCCTCGCGGACGGAGGGCGCCTCGGCGGGGAAGGTCCAGCTGGAGATGTGGTCGGGGGCGATGGTCCGGGTCCTGGCCAGCAGCAGGGCGGCGCCGTCCTGCGGGGTCGCGCCGCGCAGCACCTTGTAGACGATCTCGTCGCACACCTCCCCGGGGGCGGCCGCGGGTTCTGCGACCACCTTGCGCAGCCGGGTGAGCCGCTCCTCGGCCTCGGCCGGGTGGCGGTGTGCGCTGCCGTCGGAGTAGAGCGTCAGCAGGCTGCCGGCCCGCAGCTGCGTGGTCACCGTCTCGTAGGGCGTGCCGTGGCCGAGCGCCGGCCCGGCCGGTACCTCCAGCGTGCTCACCACCCCGTCGGGCCCCGTCAGCAGAGGGGAGGCGTGCCCGGCGGAGGCCGCCGCGCACGTCCGGGTGACCGGGTCGTACGTCACGTACAGGCAGGAGGCGGTGAAGGGCGGCCGCGCGTGGTGCAGCGTCACCGGGTCCGCGTCCTGCTCGCGCGCCAGCCGCCGGCCCGCGTCGTCGAGGTGGGCCAGCAGCTCGTCGGGCGGGAGGTCCATCGCGGCCAGCGTGGAGGCGGCGGTCCGCAGCCGCCCCATCGCGGTGGAGGCCTGCAGGTCCTCCCCGGCGACGTACCCGATGACGAGCCCGACCCGGCAGCTCGACAGCGGGAGGACGTCGAACCAGTGGGCGCCGTAGCGGCCGGGCATGTAGCAGTGCGAGGACCGCACCCCCGCCGCCTCGGGCGGCCGGCGCGGCAGAAGACTGCGCTGCAGCGCGGTGGCGACCGTGTGCTCGCGGGTGAAACGGCGGGCGTTGTCGACGCAGATCGCCGTGCAGGTGGCCAGTTGGGTCGCCAGCGACAGGTCCTCCTCGTCGAAGGGCACCGGGCGCGACCCGTCCCGGTAGAAGCTGGCCAGGCCCATGACCAGCCCGTGGACGGTCAGCGGCGTCACGATCAGCGAGTGCGCCCCGGAACGCGCGATGAACTCCGCGCGCGCCCGGTCGTGCACCAGCCATCCGCCGGACGACGGCACCGCGTCCACCAGCCGGGGCCGCAGGTCGCCCAGGGCCTGCGTGTACGGCGTGGGGAAGGCGAAGTGACTGGCGCTGCCCACGGGGTAGGCGCCGTACTGCCCCTCGCGGGACGTGAACGCGGCGCGCCGCATCGGCATCCGGATTGTCACCGGGCCCACGGGCGCGTCCCCGGTGAGCACGGACTCCATCAGGTCGACCGCGACGGCGTCCGCGAAGCACGGCACCGCGATGTCGGCCAGTTCCTGCGCCGTACGCAGCGGGTCCAGCGAGCTGCCGATGCCGGCCCGCGCCATGTTCAGGAGGTCCAGTTCCTTCTGCTTGCGCAGGTCGCGGGTCACGTCGTGGACCATCGCGGCGACGCCGATGGGCCGCCCGCCGTCCCGCAGGACGAAGCCGGTGACGGCGTAGTCGTGGCGGTTGCCCGGATCGGTGGCCGGGTACGCGCTGACGGGACGGTCGAGGACCGCGGAACCGCCCTCCAGGACCTCGTTCATGACGGGCGAGAGCGGGATCCGGTCGTCCAGGTCACCGAGGGCGGCGCCGATCACCACGTCCGCCGGCAGCCCGCGCACGGCCAGGGCCGCGGGGTTGGCGCGCAGGACGCGCAACCGCATGTCGTACATCTCGAGGCCCGCCCTGGCCTGCTCGAACAGGGCCTTCTCGAAGATGCACGCGCCGTCCGGGGCGCCCTCGCCGTTGCCGGTACCGGTCATGGCCACGGTCCATGCCCGGGTCGCTGGTCACGAGGCACGGTCCACCTCCCATCGACTAGCCCAGTTAACCCACCGAGGGGCCGGCCGCGCCACCGGGAGCCGGGCGGCGGGAAGCGGCGTGCCCGGCCCGCTCGACGAGCCGCAGCGCCGCCTCCGTGGCCGCGACGAGTGAGGCCTCTCCCTGGGCGCGCCGCCGCCGCAGGGCCTTGTCCAGCCACGCGCGGGCCTCTTCGGTGCGCCCTTGGTCCAGGCGCTGCTTGCCCAGGTGCTGGAAGCAGAAGGAGAGCAGGTCCGGGGCGTGCGTCCCGGCCAGGCGCAGGGCCCGGTGGTAGAGGGCACCGGCGTAGCGGTGGGCGTCTCCCAGGTTGATGTGCACGGCGACGGCGAGCGCCAGTGAGCGCTCCAGGAGGGCGAGGGCCTCCTCGTGGTGGCCCACTACCAGGTGTCCCAGGCCCGCGCTGCGCAGCGGCTCGGGACGGTCGAGGGGGCCGTCGAGCAGTCCGGCCACCGCCCGTGCCAGGGCCGCGCGGTCCGTGGCCACCATGCGCCCGGAGTCGTCCAGGGTGATCAGGTGCTCCACGCCGTCCCGCCTTGGTGCCGCCCGGATGAGGGTCAGCAGTCTGCCGTGCCACCGATCCCGAGGCACAGGGCTGCGCCGGCGTCCCGGTCCGAGGCGGTGAGGTAGGCCCAGCCCAGGGGGTTCCAGCGCAGACGGCGCACCTCGACCCCGTCGATCGCGGCGTTCCCCCGCGCCGCGCACTCGTACGCGTCCGCGGCACGGAGCATGGCGGTCCGCACGGCGTCCTCCGCGTCGGCGGCCTCGCCGACCACGTAGTAGTGGCTGCGCACGGCACCCCGGGCCGTGCTGAACCGCAATCCCACGAACCATCGGTCCTCGGGGGCGGTGACGGTGGCAAGCATCGGCACTGCTCTCCTCATCCGCGGTCTCCGTGGCGTCCGTCTCCGGACCACCACCCGTCGATCCGTTGGAACAGCGGGCGCGGCGCCCTCCATCGCAGGTGGGGGAGGCCCCGGTGAACCTGGGAACGGCGGTACCACCCCCAGGGGCGCAGGCAGCGCTCAGGCCCCGTCGGCGGGCCGGTGCCGGACCGTGCAGGTGAAGACACCGGAGCCGGACCGCTCGCACTCGACGTACGCAGCGGTCCCGGTCCCGGCGGCGGGCAGACGCCAGGGCATCACGGCCTCGCCCGCGAGCAGCGCGTCCAGGGTCTGCAACCGGGGGTCGCGCAGGGTGGGGTGGTGCTCGTAGCCGGCCGCACCGAGGGCCAGGGCGACGGCCATGCCGAGCAGGTTGACCTCGGTCGGCTGCTCGGGCGGTGCCGAGCCCTCCGTCGGGTGGAGGCGGATGCCCTCGTCGGGCACCTCGATCACGCGGGCGGCGTAGCGCTCGGTCATGGGTGGGGTGGTCTCCCTCCGGTGCGGTGGCGCGGGGTCATCCCCCGCTGGGACCGAAACGCTCGGTGCGGATCCGGTCCGGGGAATGGCCGAGGGCCACCAGCAGGCCCGCGGCCGTCTCAACGAAGCCGGTGGGGCCGCACACGTAACAGGTGGGCTCGAAGTCCGCGGGCCAGCCCCATTCGGCCAGGTCGCGCGCCTGGAGCCGGCCCGCGGGGCGGGTCCCGCCGTCCGGCGCCGAGCGGGTGTAGAGGTGAGTCGTGTCGAGGCCGGGCTCGCCCCGGTCCAGTTCGGCCGCGTAGAACCGGTCTCCGGGCGTGCGCACGGAGTACAGCAGCCGGAACGGGGCGCGGCTGCCCGCCGCGGCGCGGGCGCGGACCATCGCCATGAGCGGGACGAGCCCGGAACCGCCCGCGACCAGCAGGACCGGTTCGGTCTGCTCGGGGCGCCAGACGAACCAGCCGCCGACGGGGCCGCGGATCTCGACGGCGTCGCCGACGGCGAGGTCGTCGGTCAGGTAGGGCGAGACCTCGCCGTCCTCGACGCGCTGGACGGTCAGTTCGATCCGGTCGCCGTCGGGCGCGGACGCCAGGGAGTAGCTGCGCTGGGTGCTGTAGCCGTCCTCCGCGGTGAGCCGGAGGTCGAGGTGCTGTCCGGGCAGGTGGCCGGGCCAGCCGGGCACGTCGAGCACAAGGGTCCACGCCGCCTCGGACTCGGCGCGCCGTTCCACCAGTTCGGCGGCCCGCCAGCGCAGGCGGTCGCCTAGTCGCCTTGGTACCGCTGTTCGCGCCATGGGTCTCCGTAGTCGTGGTAGCCGACGCTCTCCCAGAAGCCCGGCTCGTCGTCCAGGAGCAGCCGGATGCCGCGGACCCACTTCGCCGACTTCCACAGGTACAGGTGCGGGACCAGCAGCCGGGCGGGGCCGCCGTGCTCCGGGGCGAGCTCGTCACCGTCGTACTCGTGGGCGATCCACGCCTGTCCGTCGAGGAGGTCCTCCAGGGGCAGGTTGGTGGTGTAGCCGCCGTAGGAGTGAACGAGCGCGTACTCGGCGGCGGTCTCGACGTCGGCGAGCAGTACGTCCAGGGAGACGCCCCGCCAGTGGGTGCCGAACTTCGACCACTTGGTCACGCAGTGCAGGTCGACGGTCGGCGTCTCGGCGGGCAGCGCCATGAGTTCCGCCCAGTCCCACCGGTGGCGGGTGCCGTCCTCGGTGGTGACGGTGAACTCCCAGTCGTCCCGGGTGATCCGTGGGGTGGGGCCGGCGGACATGACGGGGAAGTCGAAGGTCTCGTACTGTCCCGGCGGAAGTGTGTTGCCCGACGTGGGGCGCCGGCCGTGGAATCCGCGCGAGATGATGGGCATGCCGCGCCGTCCTTCCTCTCCTCGCCGCCCCGCGGTCGTGGTGCGGAACCCCAGCATCGCGGACCGGGGGAATCCGGTCCACCGGAGCCCCGGGCGGGCGCGGCCCCGGTCGGTCGTGACCGGGGCCGCGCCGCCACAGGAGGTCAGGCGACCGGCCGGGGCGGCTCGACCACCAGGGAGGAGTCGCCGCCGCGGACCCGCTCCAGCACGCCGGCGGTGGCCTCGTGGGGGACGCCGAGCGGTACGGCGCTGACCTCGCTCATGCGCGTGTACTGCTCCGGGGTGAGCCGCACGTCGAGCGCGCCGAGGTAGTCCTCGAGCTGGGCGGTGTTGCGCGGGCCGATGATCGGCACGAAGGACGTCGCGGCGCGGGCGGCCCGCTCGCGCAGCCATGCCACGGACACCTGCGCCGGAGTCGCCGCGGTCTCCTCGGCGACGGCCAGGACGGTGTCGACGACCGCGGTCTTCTGGGCGGACGACTCGGTGTGGATCAGCGTCTTCAGGTCGCTGAGCCGGCCCTCGTCGCCGCCGCGGTACTTGCCGGTGAGCAGGCCGCCGCCGAGCGGGGACCACAGGGCGGCGCCCAGCCCGAGGCTCTCGGCCATCGGCAGCACCTCACGGTCCGCGGTGCGCTCCACGAGGCTGTACTCGACCTGGATGCCGGCGACGGGGGCCCAGTTCTTCAGCTCGGCGAGGGTGACGGCGCGGGAGACGCGCCAGGCGGGGAAGTTCGACAGGGCGGCGTGCAGGATCTTGCCGGAGCTCACCAGGTCGTCCAGGCCGCGCAGGATCTCCTCCATCGGCGTGAGTTCGTCCGGGAAGTGCACCCAGAACAGGTCGAGGTGGTCGGTGCCGAGGCGCTTGAGGCTGGCCTCCAGCGACCGGACCATGTTCTTGCGCCCGTTGCCGCTCCCGGAGACGTCCGGGCGCGGGACGGCGCCGACGCTGTACTTGGTGGCCAGGACGAAGTGGTCGCGGTCGGCGGCGATGAAGCGGCCGAGCAGCTCCTCCGACTCGCCGAACTGGTAGTTGTCGGCGGTGTCGAGGAAGGTGCCGCCGGCCTCGGCGAACCTGTCGAACATCCGGCGGGACTCGTCCGGGTCGGCGCCGGCGCCCCAGCGGGTGCCGAAGTTGCCGGTGCCGAGGGCGTACTCCGAGACGCGCAGTCCGGTCCGGTGTCCGAAGGTCGTGTAACGCATCAGGTCTCTCCTTGTCGGGGGTGGTGCTGCCGTGGGGCGGTGGTGTGCGGCGTGCCGCGGGGGTGGTCAATGGGGGGTCACTGGGGGGCGCGGGCCGGGTCAACTCCGTTGGCGCATCACGCCTTTCCCTGCTGCGGTGACGACGGTCGTACGGTCCGGGGGCTGATCCCCAGCGCGGCGAGGGCGCTCAGCGCCACGACGCCGGCCGAGATCCACCAGGCGAGGGAGAAGGCGTGCGCCGGGTCCCGGGGACCGGCGGCGGCCAGGACGACGACCAGGCCGCTGACGCCGAGCACGGTGCCGATCTGACCGGCCATGGTGACGAC includes:
- a CDS encoding aldo/keto reductase gives rise to the protein MRYTTFGHRTGLRVSEYALGTGNFGTRWGAGADPDESRRMFDRFAEAGGTFLDTADNYQFGESEELLGRFIAADRDHFVLATKYSVGAVPRPDVSGSGNGRKNMVRSLEASLKRLGTDHLDLFWVHFPDELTPMEEILRGLDDLVSSGKILHAALSNFPAWRVSRAVTLAELKNWAPVAGIQVEYSLVERTADREVLPMAESLGLGAALWSPLGGGLLTGKYRGGDEGRLSDLKTLIHTESSAQKTAVVDTVLAVAEETAATPAQVSVAWLRERAARAATSFVPIIGPRNTAQLEDYLGALDVRLTPEQYTRMSEVSAVPLGVPHEATAGVLERVRGGDSSLVVEPPRPVA
- a CDS encoding sulfite oxidase-like oxidoreductase, producing MPIISRGFHGRRPTSGNTLPPGQYETFDFPVMSAGPTPRITRDDWEFTVTTEDGTRHRWDWAELMALPAETPTVDLHCVTKWSKFGTHWRGVSLDVLLADVETAAEYALVHSYGGYTTNLPLEDLLDGQAWIAHEYDGDELAPEHGGPARLLVPHLYLWKSAKWVRGIRLLLDDEPGFWESVGYHDYGDPWREQRYQGD
- a CDS encoding SpoIIE family protein phosphatase, with translation MTGTGNGEGAPDGACIFEKALFEQARAGLEMYDMRLRVLRANPAALAVRGLPADVVIGAALGDLDDRIPLSPVMNEVLEGGSAVLDRPVSAYPATDPGNRHDYAVTGFVLRDGGRPIGVAAMVHDVTRDLRKQKELDLLNMARAGIGSSLDPLRTAQELADIAVPCFADAVAVDLMESVLTGDAPVGPVTIRMPMRRAAFTSREGQYGAYPVGSASHFAFPTPYTQALGDLRPRLVDAVPSSGGWLVHDRARAEFIARSGAHSLIVTPLTVHGLVMGLASFYRDGSRPVPFDEEDLSLATQLATCTAICVDNARRFTREHTVATALQRSLLPRRPPEAAGVRSSHCYMPGRYGAHWFDVLPLSSCRVGLVIGYVAGEDLQASTAMGRLRTAASTLAAMDLPPDELLAHLDDAGRRLAREQDADPVTLHHARPPFTASCLYVTYDPVTRTCAAASAGHASPLLTGPDGVVSTLEVPAGPALGHGTPYETVTTQLRAGSLLTLYSDGSAHRHPAEAEERLTRLRKVVAEPAAAPGEVCDEIVYKVLRGATPQDGAALLLARTRTIAPDHISSWTFPAEAPSVREARRAAHGRLAQWGLEDHAPVTDLVVSELATNVIRHARGPIRLRLILDRGLTVEVHDDADTAPHLRHARLQDEGGRGLFIVASLTRHWGTRYEETGKTIWAEQELPNL
- a CDS encoding ferredoxin reductase, which gives rise to MARTAVPRRLGDRLRWRAAELVERRAESEAAWTLVLDVPGWPGHLPGQHLDLRLTAEDGYSTQRSYSLASAPDGDRIELTVQRVEDGEVSPYLTDDLAVGDAVEIRGPVGGWFVWRPEQTEPVLLVAGGSGLVPLMAMVRARAAAGSRAPFRLLYSVRTPGDRFYAAELDRGEPGLDTTHLYTRSAPDGGTRPAGRLQARDLAEWGWPADFEPTCYVCGPTGFVETAAGLLVALGHSPDRIRTERFGPSGG